In Alkalihalobacterium alkalinitrilicum, a genomic segment contains:
- a CDS encoding NlpC/P60 family protein, which yields MKRKLTKVVIATALAATLLHAVPTTSYANPTVNFSAQIEEFETNILTYDNKIIESIAKIEELTKEIERGQKQIENNQEEIDEAQERFDSLKEIYFERLRAMQQNGQSPMLTYIDVILSSKGFSDLIERVTLISQVIDQDQKLLDNLQTAEIELTKLQENLVKEVAQLEINKQTVEDERASMERNKSTVMQELERVKELQRQEEVRLAEEARIAEEAARAEEERQAATLAQQTQQNVQNNNQTTQSQPTVTNTTSEPTTTPTNTSVNTNTNQNTVTKTVNSGNSDKVSQLINYSKQFLGTPYVWGGTTPSGFDCSGFTSYVFRSVGVNLPRTSRQQATVGVAVPTNQVQPGDLIFRGSPIHHVGIYIGNGQYIHSPQTGDVVKISSYNPSKHTQARRVLN from the coding sequence ATGAAAAGGAAGTTAACGAAAGTAGTTATTGCTACGGCTCTAGCTGCTACCCTTCTTCATGCGGTTCCGACAACATCCTACGCTAATCCTACAGTGAATTTTTCCGCGCAAATTGAAGAATTTGAAACGAATATACTTACATATGACAACAAGATTATCGAATCAATTGCCAAAATTGAAGAGTTAACAAAAGAGATTGAACGCGGCCAAAAGCAAATCGAAAATAACCAAGAGGAAATCGATGAAGCACAAGAAAGATTTGATAGTTTAAAAGAGATCTATTTCGAACGTTTACGGGCCATGCAACAAAATGGTCAAAGTCCAATGTTAACGTATATTGATGTGATCTTATCCTCTAAAGGGTTTTCAGATCTCATTGAACGAGTAACACTCATCTCTCAAGTCATCGACCAAGATCAGAAATTACTAGATAACCTTCAGACCGCTGAAATTGAACTCACTAAACTACAAGAAAATCTTGTAAAAGAAGTAGCTCAATTAGAAATTAATAAACAAACGGTAGAAGACGAACGAGCTTCAATGGAAAGAAACAAATCTACCGTAATGCAAGAATTAGAACGAGTAAAAGAATTACAACGCCAAGAAGAAGTTCGCTTAGCTGAAGAAGCACGTATAGCCGAGGAAGCAGCAAGAGCTGAAGAAGAACGACAAGCTGCGACACTCGCGCAACAAACACAACAAAATGTTCAAAATAATAACCAGACAACACAAAGTCAACCGACTGTAACCAACACGACTTCAGAACCAACCACAACACCTACAAATACTTCAGTAAACACGAACACTAATCAAAACACTGTTACAAAAACGGTTAATTCTGGAAACTCAGATAAAGTATCTCAGTTAATTAATTACAGTAAACAATTCTTAGGAACACCTTATGTATGGGGCGGCACAACTCCAAGTGGGTTTGATTGCTCAGGATTTACATCGTACGTCTTCCGCTCAGTTGGTGTAAACTTACCAAGAACATCTAGACAACAAGCTACAGTTGGAGTAGCTGTTCCTACTAACCAAGTACAACCAGGTGACTTGATCTTTAGAGGAAGCCCTATTCACCACGTTGGTATATACATAGGAAATGGTCAATACATCCACTCTCCACAAACTGGTGATGTTGTGAAGATCTCTAGTTACAATCCTTCTAAACATACACAAGCACGTCGTGTATTAAATTAA